From the Chionomys nivalis chromosome 18, mChiNiv1.1, whole genome shotgun sequence genome, the window GCATTTATGTCTCGCTGCCGATAAGGCTGCCTCCCTCCTGTTGCAGAGCCGAAGTGTGGGATTTTATTATCTGCAGGTTAGAACCTAGTCGTGTTTGTCCCAGAATGGCGCTACAGAGTGTGACTTAGAGGCCTGCCCTCCACACCAGTCTTGCAATAGAGGTGTAAGGGGCACAAAACTTTGAAAAGGAAGTTCCCCCAAACCATCCTTCTCagttgtgggggtggggatcaGTGCAGTTGTGGCTGTCAGAGAGAGACTTAAAAACAAACCCAGCCTTAGCTTCCATCCAGGCTTGCAAAATGCTTTGGGTACAAAGATGACTATGCCCAGCACCCTTTGACCATCCTGCAAGCCCCAGAGCTTTGGAAGGGGGGTGAGCAGGGCAGAGGTGAAAGTGTTGCCCAGCGTTGGTCTTTTTCAGTGTCTTTCCTTTCCCTTGTTTCCTGTAGTTGGAAGTTGTCCAGGTCCTCCAGTTTCCTGACCTGCTTTTGAGGTTCTAAGAGGTGTTGTTTACCTATGGTGTGGGCTGCTTAGTGCCAGGAGGGCCTGCCAGGCTGCCTATAAGGACCGGGGAAGAGAAACCGAAGTAAACATTGTCCCCCATCTGCTCCTGGGATCTCAAGGCTGCTGTCCATCCTTTATTAGTAACCTAGTTTTGTCAAGAGAGAGGTGCAGCGATTTCCCCTTAAGTAGTTGCATGCTCGTAGGTCTGCATGCTCGTAGGTCTGCATGCACACCAGCACCTTGACCTCCACCAGGACAGTGAGTCTGTGGCCCCCTCTAGAATGGCCTCCACCCATGTGCACAACTTCTCGCGCACAAGTTTCTTGCACTGTAGGAGAGACGGTGACCATGCCAGGCTTCTCCACTGCACAAGAGTGTCCTTTAATTTCTGAACACCCTGAAGTTTACCCATATCTCCATGGCTCTAAATAACTcctctgcagaggtcagagttAGGGGAACCACACGTTGAAGCCTTtgggagaaggggtggggaggcCTCAGCTTTCGTCAGACTCTTCAGACACCTTCCTTAAAGACTACACATATATGAGACAGGAAGCTAGAACCAGAGCAGTGAAGGACCCCAAAGGATGCTGGTCATGGCTAAGCAGCTCTGAGTTGTTCTTCCTTTGTTACCTGTCCTGATAGACAAGGGTTGGAGAGGAATGCTGTCTGGTTGTGTTCCAAAGACTAATGGGGACTTTGTCACCAGAGGTCCAAGAACCAGACCTCTGATCTCAGACTCATCAGGAAATGGGAAAATGTCTTGTTTGGCAGCTTCCTCTCTTGATACCATCTGGGATGTGAAACTATTTCTGATGGAGGTCAAATGAAATTTTCCTTTGGGGGCATTCCAGCTGAGCTCCTGAGGGCCAGGAGAGCCATTGTCTTTGTAAGTCCTACTCTGTAGCCCCAACTCTCCCTACTACACCGGCTAACTTGGGCCCTAGGTCAAAACACCTGGAGGACATGTCTGGACACCACCAGGACATTTAACTGACTGGTCTCTTGTGGTTTCAGTTCACTCCTTGTAgggggtatgtatgtgtatctgtatccCACATGTATGATCCCATTAAACCTCGGAAAGAAAGCCACCAAGTGTAGACACAAGAAAGGCTGACCTTCACCCCACGTGCACCCACAAACTTTGTCTCCCAGGAAGGAGATGCAGGTGTCTCTGGAGACGGTGTCATAAGGCTCTACAGTCTGTGATCTTTTTCTTTACTGAATGTATGGGGCCCCTggaagaggccaggaaagggtagACCCATCTGGGGAGAAAGCCAACTTTCcggttttgtgtgtgttcttgccTCTGTaattcctctctcctctgtctaGGACTCTTCCCCcactgtgtataccaggctggcaaACCTTGGAGCCGACAGGCTCTGTAACTAGACAGTGACCATTAAACCTGGCTTGAGTCTCTGCTCTGGCAGTTTGTGGATGGTTTATTTATCTTAGCCTGTGGGCGGGAGCAGCACACTTCAAAAGGGCGTGACATATCTAAAGAGAATCTTCTAAGTGTTGCTGTCTGCATCGTCTagaaattaaatgtaaaataggTGTCATCCAAGCGTTAAGATAGACAAGAGAATGGCAGACTTTTTTTTATAGGCCAGACAGTAAATATTTTGTGCTTTAGAGGCTCCACCATTTACTAAGCCTCAACTGCACGGCTCTAGCAGACAAATGTGCACAAACAGTAAGTAGATGAACGGCCGTGGTTCTGTCCCAGTGTAGTGATCTGTTAGAGTAACCCCAAGACAGAGTGACTTATGAGGAAAAAAGGTGTACTTAGCTTACAATTTGGAGGATCAAAGCCCAAGATCTGGGGTCGTCTTTGTTGTGCATGTCAGGAGGGCCTCATGGTGTATGACATCACAGTAATGGGAGGGCATGCAGAAGAGATCacgtgctgaggcaggaggcaagAGAGATTCAGGGGTCTGGTTTGCTCTTCTTATAACAGCTTGCTCTTGTAAGAACCAGCCAGGGTCCTATGAACTACAGTAATGTCTTCTAAGGGGGATGCCCCCAGTGACCTAATTATCTCACTAGACCCTCTGTCGTAAAGGTTTCACCTTTCGGGGCTATACCACCCTGGGGTCCAAGCATCTAGGACATGAATCTTTCAGGTACTCATTCAAATTGCTGCCAAAATATAACATCCAGTGAAATTTTACTTGTGGGCATTAAAATGTTAACGTCTTTTGAATTTGTTTCAACAAGttaaaaagaagtcaaagttACCAGTCTTACAGACCACACAAAAACCAGGCAGGGGTTCTGCCCCACAGTCAGAGAGCCTCAGAAGCGGTGTCCCAGTGCCCGAGCAAGCGAGAGTGCACATACCCTGGGCTAGGGCTAGTACATATGACGATTGTCTAAATGCCCAAGGAGACAAAAAAGAATTCTGCAAGGCAGAAGCTGATAAATGCCCAAGGAGGAGGTTGCTTCCCTGCAGGCTTCTCTTAAAAGGCCAGATCAAGCTTCCTAATTGGTACAATGGCAAAATGCTCAGGTTGggtggtggctttttttttttttttttaacgatgGGAAACAGCTCGCTTTCATAAAATTTTGATTATTACCAGGATATTTTCATCTTGGGCTAAAAGCATATTCATCTAATGGGTATGTTAATACTCAATGACTGCTTCACGAGCAGTAAGTATTCtgcagaatagaaaaagaaaagatggaacttttactttttcttatagACATACCCTGTTAGAAACTGAACTGGATTATACTCTGACTAGGCCTCTTGGGGCTTCTGTAAGGGACTCTTCTGGTAGATCCCAAAAGGGTGAGGTCTAGGCCCTTACCACCCTACACGTGCTGGATCTCAGCTGATCTTAGAAGCTAAGTAGGGTCAGTCCTGGTttgtacttggatgggagaccagagagggagaagagatatAATCACCCTAACCTCTTCTATGTATGAAATTGAACCACTGCAGCCCTCTTCTGTCTGGGAAGTTGTCTTTCTCACTTTGGGAGGAACACTGCCAGTCCCATCAAGTCAGTAAGTGAAATACAGATGCTGAGGTCAGAGCTCTCCCATAGTCCACCTCTGTGTATTCTGTTTTACAAAGTTGCCTTTGTTCTGGCTGAGCCCCTGGATGATAGGACCGTGCTGGTCGAGAGCAGGCTGGGAAGACTGACTGCGTTCTCCTTATCCCCTTACGTTTTCTGAGCTCTCTCGCCTTCCAAACCTGTatctcttctgctttttctgcTCATCCCACTGCTAAGCTCCAAGCTCTCTGGATCGTGGTTAGGATATGCAGTTTGTCGGGTCTTGCAAGACTTTGCCTCATCCCCTCAGACAGCACTTCAGGGGGAACAGAGAAGACTGATGGGCCGGAATGAGAGTCCAGTACATGGGCTAGCCTAGTCTTTCAACTCCTCCCCTTTCTGTATTTGTACCACTTATcttgtctcctaggcaaccaatGGTGATGCTGTACTTTCCCCACCCACATGGCAAAAAAAGCTCAGGCCCTGCAGTAAGGACAGTTGGCTTTTTTGGTCAGGCCCCAGGGagtctgtgcttgctgcttcctcTCCCAGGGCTTTGAAAGAGAAGGCTAAAACTGTCAGTCAGGCCCTTTCATCAGGCTCAGACACTGACGGGCAGAAGATATCAAATGGCCAAGATCCTTAGAAGTGTCCTGAGGCCTTCCCTTCCGGTGTGTGCCAGCCTGATTACTGTCCCTGGAGCACAGAGGACACAGGACTATGGCCTGAGCGCCATCCTTCAGTGATCCAGGAGACACAGTCCTGCTAGGCGACGTGGGCACTGGCATAGATAAGGTGATGTGCACCGGGGCAAGAGGGGActggagccaggcagtgctgTGCACTTCTTTCCCCTCAGGCCCACGGCTCCCTCACTTGGTTTGGTTTACCTTAGGTGTGGGTCTCAGCATCACTCCAAGGCCACACTGCTAGATAACTGAGAACCTATTCCAAAGACAGGGTGCCAGCAGCCACTCCTGTCACCAGCGACACAAAACCAACCCCCAGATACCATAGACTAGCCTGAAATGGTCCTTCATCTGCTTCAAGATGGACCAAAAGCCTCGTTGGGAAATTCTGACGGTTGCTGGCTGATTAATAATGGACGGCTGTTCTCTGAGCACATCTGTGACTAGCAAGCTTTCTGGGATAAGGCGGTCTCATCAgagttcatttatttgtgtgagcCCTGACCAGTGCTGCCAATCCACTTCCAACCCTCCCTCCAGGGCAGTTCTGGGGGGCCCTGACCTCCCACCTTGAGCTTCTTTGTGCCATTTTGGCAAGAATGGCTAAGGCTAGACTAGTGTTTCATTCCTGGATCCCAGGGTAGAAAAACAATTAAGATAAAAAAGACAAATGTTCAAGCCTGCGTGCTACTGTTGGTTCTACTTGCCTTCCTCTACTCTGGGCCAAATGCTGCTTGCCCTCAGACAAATGGAATGGGAAGTGTCCTTCCTCTTAACTGAAAGTTTACATAGAACTGCTtcgtgtgtgcattgtgtgtgtatgtgtgtgtgcatatgcgcaCGTGTGTATGAGTGCTTGTGTGATAATTCCAGCAAAGCATTTTCAGGAGAGGAGACTATGGTCTTACTCCAAGAGCCTAAGACAGGAAAGGGAACCTTAAGCTGTGGacccctgaaagccagaagacatGTGCCTCACAGTACCACATCCCCAGTCCTTAGAGCATAGGCCTGATGCTGTAGGacactgcttgttcatttccccgctgcccagactcccggaataaccacacagaaactgcgtcaactaacagcatacagaggggaacccacATCAGCCTGAGGCTACAGAGGGGAAACCGGCAGGGTACTGTGCAGTGGtcactattttttgttgttgtttgtttgttttttgagacagggtttctttgtttagccctggctgtcctggaactcacttcgtagtccaggctggtcttgaactcatagagatctgcctgcctctgcctcctgagtgctgggattaaaggtgtgcaccactatgtctGACTGTAGTGATCACTACTATTGGTCCTCCCTTTCTCTGTGCCCTACTCTTTCTTtagaagggcagagttaggaaGGAGTGATTTAGATAAGTTACAGCCAAAGCCCTGGGCTGAGACCTTACCCTTCCGATTAGACCTGGAGGAAGCTGTAGGGACACAGATCTGCCATCAGCCCTGTGGCTTGACCACACTGGGTAAGCACTATGTAAGACAAACCTCAATAACCATGATCGTGGTGGCCCCCCTCGCAGGGAGAGATAGTAGATGACCTTGTATCCAAAAGTAAGAAACGTGACTGTTACATGGCCCCCAGAGCCCCCGAGGTTTGGGTCCCCCTGAGCATCATCTCCCACAATTTATTGCCTCGTTAGGAGGCATAAAGCCAGGCTcagggagagaaaaggacagaACAACCCATCTGCTTTCcatttgtttaatgttttgaaCCTTGTTCCCTTGTCTAGCCCTCACAACATCCCTGTGAGGTAGGATGAGAAGCAAACAGTCTGCCTGTGCCACCCAGTGTCAGGAGCTGAGACACTCACACAGCAACCTTGCCAGTATCCGGGCTGGCACACCTTTCCATTCACGACACACAGGTTCTCTGTGCCAGTCACAGACAAGGGTCTTGGGGGTGGGTACTAACCCAGAGACTTCCTTGTGCTCTGAACTTGCTTAAGGGTATTCAGGTGGAGTGTCCCACAGAGGTCAAGGTAAGTACACCAAAGTTCTAGAGGTCTGGGGTCATCAGCTTCCACAGCCATGGTAGTCTCAGATGAGCATTCTGCCTTCTCTGTGTGCCCTGGCTCACTGCTTACTCTCAGAGAAAATCCTCAGGCATGGTCAGGCAGCAAGAATCCCAATTCCCTCTCCCACAGCGCCTTCCCATGCTGTTACACTCCAAAACCCAGGAAGAGGGGGAAAGGTGAAGGCTGGCTGACTCAGCCTGCAAGTGCTTAGAGATCTGGAGCTGAAAGGCCCCAGCACCATTCAACTAATGATTATTATTAACTCTGAACAGGCCTTGGCACAGCAGCCAGCTGGCTCAGGGGGAATGCCTGGATCTCCCACAGTGAGGTTTGAAAAACAAGACCCATGGCAGCCACGCATGGGGGTGGAAAGGTGGGGACAATGAGACAGGGCAGGCCAATGTCACGGAGGAAAGGTGGCCTGCCTTGGGAGGGGGAGAGCAAGCACAGGCTGGCGAGTGATAGCAGCCTGGCTTGCATGGGGATGCCAgccagagaaggaagcaggagtTCTCGGAGGCTGAACTCCTGTCATTCATTCACTGCCGCCCCCAGCCCCAATGGGACTCCAAAGGAGGATACAGGAACAAAGGGGCTTCTGAGAAGGCTCCAAACCTGAACAGTATGCCTGTTACCATTTGGATTTAATACAAAACTATCTTTCTAATGCCCTCAAGGTTGAATCTGAGTATAATCAAGCTTGGAACACAATCAAATATGGAATCAGGACTTAGCATGATATGGAAATTTGTACAAATGATGGGTGACTTTTAAATCTTGAGCATCCTGAGTatcatccccccaccccactttcaaaaccaaaacaggCCGACTGCTAGCAGCTTCCCCTAGTCAAGGAACACTGGAAAAGGACAGTCATGtgtcctccaccccccccccccatggtctCTGCCAAGAAGCCCAGGTAGTATCCAGACACTGGAAGATACAAAGAGGAAGGGGCAGTCAGTGGGAAGAGGGAGCACACAGCCAGCAGGCATATGCAGCCGGAGCCACAGATCCCAGCTGGAGGAAGAGTACCCTGGCCCCTGGCACTGAGGTCTAATGGTTATCCAGCTGCTGCCCCAGGATGTGAGGGCAGGTGGTGATGGAGAAGTGGGAAGATAGGAGGGGAGGGAATTCCCGCCCCCCACCCAAATCTGGCCTACCAGCAAGAAGGGCTCATCCTGGTGACCTGCTCCCTATACTGCGGTCAGATCCCTAAGCAGGAGGCCACTGCTACCTGTgccctcctctctgctctgcacCGATGCCCTCCAGGCCCACTGGTCAGAGGAAGCGACAGCTGGGTCCCTTCTTCCTGCAGAATATAAATGACTCCCCTTCCTCCTGGGGCTGGGAATAGACATCAGATGGCACAGCCCACGCAAACTGCCGGCTGTCAGCACGCCTGCCCGCCCGCCCACCAGCCCCCGCACCACCTGGGAGGAGGCAACACCTCAGGCAGGCTCAGGCTTTCCGGCATCGCCTCTCTCTGAGAACGAGCTGCTGAATCTTACCTGGCCCACCCTGGGGAGCCCCCAGCACGAGCCTTGATATGGGAAGGAGACAGAGCCCTACCCTCTTTCATGTGGCCCAGTAACCATTCCTTCCAAGCTCACAGCACACTGGATAGCTTGAGAGGGAGAGCGGGCgttgaaaaagacaagaatgGTTTCCTTCTGCGCTGCAGGAGCCTCTGTTCAGTAAGCTGTATTTAGACAGCTTATGAGAGATGCTATCTCCCTGAGGAAAAGCACAGTGAGGGCCACTAAGAGGCCACTTCAGCCCTATGGTCTCCATCCCCATACTATTGAATCCCACCCGCCTAATTTCTGAGCTACCTGGAGAAGAGGCCTTAAATCTTCAGAGGATCCGAGACATAGAACAGATACGTCTCCTTTGTCTGTGCTCAAGCCCCTATACTGCAGGCCTCCCATAGTTTCTGAtgggctctgcctcccagggagAAAGCTGGGCGAGGACATTTCCTGGCTCAGCAATCTACTCCTTATTAGGATCTATAAAGGGTTTGTCTTCTGGACTGACCCACACCACAGCTAAGCGGTTTGACATCCAGCCCTCACTGCTAAGGATGCTCTGAGGAACTCAGCTGGACCAAGGAGGTATCTTGGCAGGGAAGAGAGCCCAGTTGGTACCAAAATCATCCCACTCTTAAGCCAAGGGGCTGGCAATGACAAGAAGGGAAGGACAACCAGGGAGACACTGTGTTCCTTGAATCAAGAGGGTCCCACtccctgatttttattttgttccgAAAGCCTAAGAATAGTTCCCTGCGCAATGTGCTAAGTAAATACTCTAAGTCTTATGGGCAAAGTGTCAGATGCCCTGAGAATGGATGTTCAGAGAATGCCCAGACTCTACAATCTAGACCCAGAGGTAGCCTGAAGGAAGTTCTTAGCTGAGCTAAGGAGGCCAAGAGTCCAGGGCTTGGTTCCTCCAAAGAATTTTAAAGTGACTTTAGTGCCTTTACTATCTTATTATCTAGGGGCCCCTCACCTCAGTCCCTTCTTTCCATAATTCGTGGCCCTTGTTCCTTGGTTCAGGAGTGGAGCCAGCACAGACTTCTGAAGGGTACAGGCATAGAGATGTCCTtccaggggagggaaggaagaatggaggaaAGAATTACATCCTGAGCTGTTCACATGGTCCAGAGCTAAGGGGGTATTCAGTGACATCAATCTGCCGGACACTGAATGTTAAAGGATGCGGAAACTGAGGTCCTGAGATACGGAGCTTGTCTAAGGGTGACTGTATAGCACAGCCAAAGAGACCACGGGCTCTCCACAGTACCGCCTTTTCAAAGGGACCCCGATATCTGCCTGTGGCTGTCATTCATAACCAACAGGAACTCAACTCTTCATCAGGCACACAGCAAATAGTCACCACCgtcaccatcagcaccaccacctAATACTTTTGTGTCCCATCAAGGTGAGGCTTCAGGTTCTCCAGAACCTTCCACTTGCACCTAGTAGTACATTTCCCCCTTTGGAGCCCACCAGATCATCCCTCAGCAGTAGCAGCTAGGGTTTCTGCACCCTATGGCTCAACCACACAGTGCAAAACATCGTCTGCCTCTGAGGTGTGCCAAGGAACTGCTGAAGTCCAAGAATCCCGCCTAGGCTCAGAGTTTGGAGGCATTCACATTTCCACTTTCTTCCTTGGCAAGTAGGAGCTGGAGATCTGGTGCATGATCACCAGGGCCGGGTATACCGGTAGTGCCAGGCACAGGTACCAGGCtgcacctttaatctgggcctgGAACCACACTGAGTACATGCCCAAGAGCACTGTTACTGTAGCCATCAGGTAGACGACCAGGCCGCATGTCAGATGGTAGAGCTTGAGACGAGCCACCCTTGAGACCCGGGCTGCCCGCGGACAGAGGAGGCCGAGCCCACACAGTGCCTGTCCCGCAGTGGCCACGAGTGTCAGAACTCCTATCCAGCTGTGCCAGGACACCATATGGGACAGCTCGCTGCGGATCTTGCTGGAGATGATAAAGCCCAAACCCAGGATAGCGCAGAGGATGGCCATGGTCTGCCCTGCCCAGTGGAGTCGAATCCGGGTCTTTCGAGAGCAGAAGAAGAACGGGGAGTGCTCAGGTGAAAGGAGAAGGATAGCTTCAGCCATGCAGAGACAGAACTGTAAACACAGGAGAAGGTCAGTGAACCTCTGGTCTGCATCGGCCCGAGAAAAAGGAGGTCTTATCCCACATCCAGAAAAACATGGGAGCTTAAAGGGACTTCCTGCCTCACACACGCCATTTCTGGACCACAGAACGGCAAGACCTTGATAACATCCctctcacttcttcctttcaGACCCTCGAGGAGAAATAGCCCCTCCCCAACCTCAAGCCGCTGATAGTTTACTACATTTTTCCCAGTCCTATAGGTTTCAGGGAAAGATGAAGCCTGCTTTGACCCTATCTCTCTGATCTTTAGAAAGGCTGAAAAACTGAATGCTTCCCCAAGGGTTAAGGTAAGTATATTCAAACTCACCGCCAAGGCCATGAACACAGGGTGCCAGGAGAAAAGACCTAAGTAAGAATCAAAGAGAACAGGCTGACAGCTGGACATCACTGATATTGCAAAAATCTGGCCACAAGGGAAAGGTCAGCATGCCGTCTCAAGCCTAAGCAAGAATCGGGAACTCACCGCAAAGGGGTAGCAGCCAAGGGGTTCTGCATCTGCTGCCAGCCCAGTCCTAGAGTAGACCTTAGTCTGCCAGAGACCCTCCTCGCGCCTTTCCATAAGGGACCTCATTCTAAGGAAGTGTCAGTTCTGTCTTTTCAAGTCCCACCCTCCCAGGATTTCCGGGGACCCACCCACTACGCCTTTACAACCACTCCTCGACCCGCCCCTCCTCAGCTGAGGGTCTAGGTTTCTCGTATCGGAGCGCGCCCAAAGCAGCCCCTCCAGCACCTAGGCTCCGCCCCCTTTCATAGCCCCGCCCCTCCCCGCACACTCACTGGTTCCTGGCCGGGACAGCACAGTCAGAAAGATGGTGAAGCCCAAAGCTATCAGGTGCGCCAAGATCCCACTGCCTCTCCGCAGCCAGCGGGTCAGTCTCGGCTCCCTCGCTGGAGCGGGAACCAGACCTACCTCCTCGAGCTGCATGGCAATGCCAAGCCGGCCGGTACAGTCCAGCAATCAGAGGCTTCTTCCGGGTTTTCGATCGCGGAGGCGGCGGCGGCTACAGGAGAGGCTCCTCCCTGGGGAGGCTTCGGGGCCGTGTGGCGGAGGCGCCTACAGCGCCCTCTGCAGACTGGGGGGGAAGCGCTTCGGGCCCCAAAGGGCGGCTCCCGGAAACCTCCATTGACCTAACCGAGCTCCCAACCCACCTTCATTTCTACTTTTGTATCTACAAGGGTATCTCAAGCAGCCGGTGAAAATTACATCCGTAGCAACTGATAGCAGCTAAACTCCAAATCACACACTTGGTTTGCTGACCCAAGAGCGTGACCCAGTGTTTTGAGCAGCTTTCCAGAAGTACTGGATTCCCCTGGCTGCTCACTCTGTAGACATTTCTAGCTTGTTCAGGTACGAGATTCCTCCCTGCCCAAACATAAacgaaaagaaaaagccaaaacatAGTGACCCAAACCTGgtgaattaaaaaatgagaaccGAAAGACGTAGTCTCATCCCTATTTACAGGAGTAGTTGTCCCCATGAGATATTCCAAAGACCTGGGGCTCTTTCAGTTTTTGTCACCTCCACACCAGCTATGCAGCCTTGAGGAGCGGGTGATCCAGAGGAACTAGGGCCCCCCACAACCTCAAGTTCTATAACACTATTACCTCCAAAAAGGTATGGCCCAGCTTATCCGAGAGAAGCTTTATACCGTTcttcaggaggcaggggctggggagatggctcagtggttaagaactagTACAGGACCCGAACACCCAGGTCCCGGGGTTCACAGCTTACTGGAACTAGCTTGGGGGATCCcacacttctggcctctacagacatcacatgcacatacccacacacacataattagagaaatttttttttaaaaaaaaattgggccaGGACTTCTAGAGCAGTTATCACCAAGTTCAACCTCAACATGGTTGACAAACTAAGGCTGCATTTAGAAGTGGGAAGGGCAAGAGCTGAAGAGACCGAGGAAATAATCTCGAAGAGACGAGGGAAATAATCTGTAGAGGGATGGAAACCGAGTTGCTAGAGAATCAGAAAAGGGCTGTAAACTAACTCCCACAAATCCTCAGGACAAAAACTCCAGGGCAGCGTCAAAAGTGtgacttccctcccttcctcgtTTCCTTTCCCAGAGGAGCCAGAGTTGTCTCTCTGGGATGCCTTGCTCATTCAGGGCCATATGCCTTCTCATCCTCTCTGGAAGGAGATGCCTACTAACACCAGCTCCAGGTTGcgtgccctgtgtgtgtgtgtgtgtgtgcgtgtgtgtgcacgagtgtgtaCTGCTTATCGTCTCAGCCTCTCGGGACGGGGCTGGGGAGAGTAAAGACACTCGTTCAGCTACATCATTTTTCATCCttttctatgtttctgtttttatattttcttagcaGCAACAGAACAGGGAGACAGTCTTGAGgtattttaaagagttttttttttcttaaaaaaaataatataaagttataaaaagCGGCAGCAGCCTGGGGCCCGGATCTGGAGGGGAGGAGGTGCTGGCGGCTCCGTTGCAGTGGGCAGGCACTTTCTCGTTAATGGGCTTTTGACTGCAGGAAGACAAGAGGTAAGAGACAGGGTCAGGGTAGGGGCCTACCTAGTATCCTTCCCTGTAAACATCTGGGCTAACTCTTGAATTCCTTCTGCTGGCCTGATAAATACGACTAAGCAAGGGGAAAAAGAATGCCAGCCTAACAGAGGCAGACTGGGTCGTGAACCtggagaacacacatacacacacctgtacacacagagGCAGGTCCTTTACCAACTATCAGATTTCCCTCATAGGTGCCAGGACAGCGAGCATGCACCTAATCCATGCCTCAATCAAGAGCCTAGGATTAAGTCTCACCTCCCAGGAATCCTTCCTTACAGAGATCACAGGGATAGATGAAATCACCCTCCAACAGGAAAGGTAAATAAACCTAACTGCAAGCTTTACTAGAAACCTGGAGAATCTACTATGATCTGAAATGACTCTGTGGACCTTAAATTGAGTACTTGCTTTCTGATGTCCTATTGCCAGAGGAAGAACCAAACTACAGCAGCCCACCCATCAGCTACTCAGGATGCTGGGACCCAGACTCCCTCCCCCTTTAGGAGAAGTAGCTCCAAGTCCTGGAGGGAGGGTCACAGCTCAAGAAGAAATGGTCCTTGGACTAAAGCACAAGTAAAGGTGGGATGGGACAGCATGTCCTAAGCCCAAAGCGGGAGGCTGGGCAGAGCAAAGGTCCCTCAGGCAGAAGCTGGGGTCACCTTGGAAACAGCTAACCGACCTCTCCCTAGCGTAGATGGCCCAGGAGTTCTCAGTTTCCCCTTTATTCCCCTTTCTGGAGTCATCTTAGCACCCTCTCCAAGTCACGTACCTACTGTGTTCCCCAGCCTCAGCCCTCCTGACCCCTCTCTGCCCATGTCCTTCAGGAAGCTGGACTGGTACCTTCAGTGTAGAGCACTTCTCCTCAAAGGGCAGGGCTGGACCTGGTTTCTTACGACGAACAGAGCAGGTCCCATCAGGAGGGACACCCGCCTGACAGTGCTTGGCCTTGACTGGCCGGCAGTAAGTGGCCAGGTTTTTCCGCTTCTTGGCTACCTCCTCCTCGGAGAGGCAGTTGGTTGGCAGGACCTTAGCTGGGTGTCCAGCTGCTCCCCGGTTCTCTATTTGAGAAGCCTTGACTGGTATGGGGGATGAGTGAGGGGAACCCCGACAGTCCAGGGGACCTGCTCTCTTCACTCTTGGCCCCACTGTTCCATTAAGCCCCATGCTCAGGGTTGTTTTAGTCTTGG encodes:
- the LOC130889508 gene encoding probable transmembrane reductase CYB561D1 isoform X2, whose translation is MALAFCLCMAEAILLLSPEHSPFFFCSRKTRIRLHWAGQTMAILCAILGLGFIISSKIRSELSHMVSWHSWIGVLTLVATAGQALCGLGLLCPRAARVSRVARLKLYHLTCGLVVYLMATVTVLLGMYSVWFQAQIKGAAWYLCLALPVYPALVIMHQISSSYLPRKKVEM
- the LOC130889508 gene encoding probable transmembrane reductase CYB561D1 isoform X1; this translates as MQLEEVGLVPAPAREPRLTRWLRRGSGILAHLIALGFTIFLTVLSRPGTSLFSWHPVFMALAFCLCMAEAILLLSPEHSPFFFCSRKTRIRLHWAGQTMAILCAILGLGFIISSKIRSELSHMVSWHSWIGVLTLVATAGQALCGLGLLCPRAARVSRVARLKLYHLTCGLVVYLMATVTVLLGMYSVWFQAQIKGAAWYLCLALPVYPALVIMHQISSSYLPRKKVEM